One genomic region from SAR92 clade bacterium H455 encodes:
- a CDS encoding acyl-CoA dehydrogenase family protein produces MSLDFDSARLNNSHLTAEHEEWRAQLRRFFDREVIPFADQWDEDGALPDELWPKAAAVGILGLGYPEEFGGVSEGIDIWHKNILNEEMARIAVGGLSATLMVHGIGLPPVLNFASEALKQEVAPPVLAGTQRISLAITEPGAGSDVAHLTSTARLDGDHYVVNGSKTYITGGMNANWFTTAVRTGSEGAGGVSALLIPADLEGVSRTALDKKQGWWCSDTATIYFDNVRVPAGNLVGQENRGFSVIMANFNFERLAMSVAMEAFSRVCLEDAVNWARERKTFGQRLADHQVIRHKIADMKQRINATQCYLNHISAEVEAGRERAGDIALLKVQSSQTMEFCAREAMQILGGMGYMRGSRVERIYREVRVNAIGGGSEEIMRDLAARQYGF; encoded by the coding sequence ATGTCTCTCGACTTCGATAGCGCCCGCTTAAACAATAGCCACCTAACCGCTGAACACGAGGAATGGCGTGCCCAGCTGCGGCGTTTTTTCGATCGTGAGGTGATTCCTTTTGCTGATCAGTGGGATGAGGATGGGGCGCTTCCGGATGAGCTGTGGCCCAAGGCTGCGGCAGTGGGGATTCTGGGTTTGGGCTATCCGGAGGAGTTTGGCGGTGTCTCTGAGGGCATTGATATCTGGCATAAAAATATTCTCAATGAGGAGATGGCGCGGATTGCTGTGGGCGGCCTGAGTGCGACTTTAATGGTCCATGGTATTGGTTTGCCGCCGGTGCTTAACTTTGCCAGTGAGGCGCTCAAGCAGGAAGTTGCGCCACCGGTTTTGGCTGGCACTCAGCGTATTTCTCTGGCGATTACTGAGCCGGGAGCCGGTTCTGATGTGGCGCATTTAACCTCTACTGCTAGGCTCGATGGTGATCACTATGTGGTCAATGGTTCGAAAACCTATATTACTGGCGGTATGAATGCTAATTGGTTTACTACGGCTGTGCGCACTGGCAGCGAAGGGGCGGGTGGTGTTTCGGCCTTATTGATTCCAGCGGATTTGGAGGGTGTTTCGCGGACCGCTCTGGATAAAAAACAGGGTTGGTGGTGTTCGGATACGGCGACGATTTACTTTGATAATGTGCGCGTGCCTGCAGGTAATCTTGTGGGGCAGGAGAATCGCGGGTTTAGTGTGATTATGGCTAACTTTAACTTTGAGCGACTGGCTATGTCTGTGGCCATGGAGGCTTTTTCACGGGTCTGCTTGGAGGATGCGGTGAACTGGGCTCGGGAGCGTAAAACTTTTGGTCAGCGGCTGGCGGATCATCAGGTGATTCGCCATAAGATTGCGGATATGAAGCAGCGGATTAATGCCACGCAGTGCTATCTCAATCATATATCAGCTGAGGTAGAGGCGGGTCGTGAGCGTGCTGGAGATATTGCATTGCTAAAGGTGCAGTCGAGTCAAACTATGGAGTTCTGCGCTCGCGAGGCGATGCAGATTCTTGGGGGTATGGGCTATATGCGTGGCAGTCGTGTTGAACGTATTTATCGCGAGGTTAGGGTGAATGCCATCGGCGGTGGCTCTGAGGAAATTATGCGAGATCTGGCAGCGCGACAGTATGGGTTCTAA
- the csy2 gene encoding type I-F CRISPR-associated protein Csy2: MSHVSHYLLLDRIEIEGANAVSSPLTYGFPAVSGFMGAVHALNRKLVQSGLDVELSGTLIACHDIHVQRYRPHPYTDYSFNQSRNPIKKNGTTASIIEEGKAHLAVSLVVEISASRATSRDIDDDLTTIEQQCRQLVYQHPIAGGSVVAIEAVKLFDNSGEAQIKKALLPAFVLMNAQTDLIDVTQQMQKLNPEATALDALIEVSTLHHEPVPTKMSPSGWKTRSAKSGHGWLVPMPVGYQAIAPQFAPGELANSRNPEYPGQYVEAIYSLGKWVFPNRLPSDFSNCFWHYSEKENLYLFTQKHESQGA; this comes from the coding sequence ATGAGCCATGTTAGCCACTATTTATTGTTGGACCGTATCGAAATTGAAGGTGCCAACGCCGTATCCAGTCCGCTCACCTATGGTTTCCCTGCTGTATCGGGTTTTATGGGAGCCGTTCATGCGCTCAATCGCAAGCTGGTGCAGTCGGGGCTAGATGTTGAGCTGTCTGGTACCTTAATAGCCTGTCACGATATTCATGTGCAGCGTTATCGGCCGCACCCCTATACAGATTACAGCTTTAATCAAAGTCGCAATCCGATTAAAAAAAATGGCACCACTGCCTCGATTATTGAAGAGGGAAAAGCCCACTTAGCCGTTAGTCTAGTTGTGGAGATTTCTGCTTCTAGAGCAACATCTAGAGATATAGATGACGACTTGACTACTATTGAACAGCAGTGTCGACAGTTGGTTTATCAGCACCCTATTGCCGGTGGCAGCGTCGTAGCTATCGAAGCAGTGAAGCTGTTCGACAACAGCGGGGAAGCCCAGATTAAAAAAGCGCTTTTGCCAGCCTTTGTATTAATGAATGCTCAGACTGATCTGATCGATGTTACTCAGCAGATGCAAAAGCTCAACCCGGAGGCCACTGCATTAGATGCATTGATCGAGGTGTCCACCCTCCATCACGAACCTGTCCCGACAAAAATGAGCCCCAGCGGCTGGAAGACCCGCAGCGCAAAATCAGGCCATGGCTGGTTAGTGCCTATGCCTGTTGGCTATCAAGCCATTGCGCCACAGTTTGCCCCGGGAGAATTAGCCAACAGCCGCAACCCAGAATACCCAGGCCAGTATGTAGAGGCGATTTATAGTCTTGGCAAATGGGTGTTCCCCAACCGTTTACCCAGCGATTTTTCAAACTGCTTCTGGCACTACAGCGAGAAAGAAAACCTATACCTTTTCACCCAAAAACATGAATCACAAGGAGCGTAA
- the csy3 gene encoding type I-F CRISPR-associated protein Csy3, whose translation MTLKTATVLAFDRSLGISDAFFWQLDSSSAIPQIKPLTIDTKSVRGTISNRLKAAIANDPVKLDAEIEKSNLQTVDVAALDHDCDTLIVKWSCKVLPFSGKPSVCNDQAYQAKLQSVVEGYLAGQGVAELSRRYAANIANARWLWRNRLGAETIKLTVSLNADGSKPIAEIADAKALDLTKFDETNSGIDLLTEQIEAGLKGQSFVMLYVKADVKMGYGQEVYPSQELILDTGKDKSKVLYQKSGFAGMHSQKLGNAIRTIDTWYPDAEFPIAAEPYGAVTTLGTAFRQPKQKQDFYSLFDNWVLNDAAPDEGQQHYVMAVLIRGGVFGASGKE comes from the coding sequence ATGACATTAAAAACAGCAACTGTATTAGCCTTTGACCGCAGCTTAGGTATTTCTGATGCCTTTTTCTGGCAGCTAGATAGCTCGTCGGCGATCCCACAGATTAAACCACTCACGATAGACACCAAATCGGTGCGAGGCACCATCAGTAATCGGCTAAAAGCAGCAATTGCAAATGATCCTGTGAAATTAGATGCCGAGATTGAAAAGTCCAATCTGCAAACTGTTGATGTGGCCGCGCTCGATCACGATTGCGATACGCTGATTGTTAAATGGAGCTGTAAAGTTTTGCCCTTTAGCGGAAAACCCAGCGTCTGCAATGACCAAGCTTATCAAGCAAAATTACAGTCTGTGGTTGAAGGCTATTTGGCCGGACAGGGCGTAGCTGAACTGTCTCGCCGCTACGCCGCTAACATTGCCAATGCCCGATGGTTATGGCGCAATCGCTTAGGGGCAGAGACGATTAAACTCACGGTTTCCCTAAATGCTGACGGCAGTAAGCCTATTGCCGAAATAGCCGATGCCAAGGCTCTGGATCTCACCAAATTCGACGAAACTAATAGCGGGATTGACTTGCTGACCGAGCAAATCGAAGCAGGATTAAAAGGCCAGTCCTTCGTTATGCTTTACGTAAAGGCCGACGTTAAGATGGGTTACGGTCAGGAGGTCTACCCCTCTCAAGAGCTGATTCTTGATACTGGAAAAGATAAAAGTAAAGTGCTCTATCAAAAGAGTGGCTTCGCAGGCATGCACTCGCAAAAACTGGGCAATGCGATTCGCACTATTGATACCTGGTACCCTGATGCAGAGTTCCCTATCGCCGCAGAACCCTATGGCGCAGTAACCACTCTTGGCACAGCCTTTCGCCAGCCTAAACAAAAGCAGGACTTCTATAGCCTGTTTGATAACTGGGTGCTCAACGATGCCGCTCCAGACGAAGGACAGCAGCATTATGTTATGGCGGTACTAATTCGCGGCGGTGTGTTCGGTGCCAGCGGTAAGGAGTAA
- the cas6f gene encoding type I-F CRISPR-associated endoribonuclease Cas6/Csy4, which translates to MDSYFEIKAIPDPELLQTAVIAQLMQHLHGLLPAYQGRVGLAFPGYGQARSLGGILRLHGTADDLQRLHDEVGDLPIFSSYSLVTPLLAAPKSLVGHAAFQRLHVKGKSHYRRQLKRHKANGTWSEELEQAIAANYRKTVSCPYVSLKSYSTGQPVFSLFVERKLKLEMQSGDFNGYGLSKDGATVPLF; encoded by the coding sequence ATGGACAGCTACTTTGAAATAAAAGCCATTCCTGACCCAGAGCTGCTTCAAACTGCAGTGATTGCGCAGCTTATGCAACATTTGCATGGGCTGTTGCCTGCTTACCAAGGTCGGGTGGGATTGGCGTTCCCGGGATACGGGCAGGCGCGAAGCCTAGGAGGTATTCTGCGTCTGCACGGTACCGCGGACGATTTGCAGCGCCTGCATGACGAGGTTGGTGATTTGCCCATATTTAGCAGCTACTCCTTAGTGACGCCATTACTGGCTGCACCAAAGTCATTAGTGGGCCATGCCGCATTTCAGCGATTGCACGTTAAGGGCAAAAGCCACTACCGTCGCCAGTTAAAGAGGCATAAAGCCAATGGCACTTGGTCGGAGGAGTTAGAGCAAGCGATAGCCGCCAATTACCGGAAAACGGTAAGTTGTCCTTATGTCTCCTTGAAGAGCTACAGCACGGGGCAGCCGGTCTTTTCACTATTTGTAGAAAGGAAGCTTAAGCTTGAGATGCAATCGGGTGATTTTAATGGTTATGGCTTGAGCAAGGATGGAGCCACAGTGCCTTTGTTCTAA